The following proteins come from a genomic window of Deltaproteobacteria bacterium:
- a CDS encoding response regulator encodes MKSRVLIVDDAPNILSAYKRELKDTFEVVTALSGEQGLRKVIQEEAFSVVIADAAMPGIDGFEFLDKLKELSPGTVRIMLTGDPSQKLAVRALNEGGIFQFLTKPCSAETLFETIRKGVIQYNKNLKTGDVLRATHNGIVELLGQLLMHLNPFSGDRLSAVKKITLQLMEHILPGKNDLSEIQIACDLLEVGMLALPSSLRHKISSAEALTKDDETVLTTHPRLGSELLKRIPSFDCIAEYVYLQDKGFDGSGFPTDSISGSTIPFEARLIKVAKDIVKHKKEGALGHAAIEQLEKNSAQYDPEILFAAATLFGKKAENVANDDQILVISLEEVRVGYITVLDIRAVDNSIVIPAGSSINDVLMERLINYATLVGVKEPISVLRPAISGKDQTHITAG; translated from the coding sequence ATGAAATCGCGAGTACTCATTGTCGACGATGCACCGAATATTCTCAGTGCATATAAGCGCGAGCTCAAAGATACTTTTGAGGTTGTCACTGCCTTAAGCGGCGAGCAGGGTCTGCGAAAGGTTATTCAAGAGGAAGCTTTTTCAGTCGTAATCGCAGATGCGGCTATGCCTGGTATCGACGGATTTGAATTCCTGGACAAGCTTAAGGAACTCTCGCCGGGCACAGTTCGCATAATGCTTACAGGAGACCCTTCGCAAAAACTCGCTGTGCGCGCCCTTAACGAAGGTGGCATATTTCAGTTTCTCACCAAACCCTGCTCGGCAGAGACTTTGTTTGAAACTATTCGTAAGGGAGTGATTCAATACAATAAGAATCTAAAAACGGGAGACGTACTCAGAGCGACCCATAATGGCATTGTCGAATTACTGGGCCAACTCTTAATGCACCTAAATCCCTTTAGCGGCGATCGCCTTAGTGCGGTCAAAAAGATAACTCTCCAACTTATGGAACACATCTTGCCCGGCAAAAACGATTTATCCGAAATCCAGATAGCCTGCGATCTCCTAGAGGTTGGCATGCTGGCACTTCCATCATCTCTTCGCCACAAAATATCCAGCGCAGAGGCGTTAACCAAAGACGATGAAACAGTATTAACAACACATCCAAGACTAGGCAGTGAGCTTCTCAAACGCATTCCCTCGTTCGACTGCATAGCAGAATATGTATACCTGCAAGACAAGGGGTTCGACGGCAGTGGATTTCCCACAGACTCTATTAGCGGCTCTACCATCCCCTTTGAAGCGCGGCTAATAAAAGTGGCTAAGGATATAGTGAAACACAAAAAGGAAGGGGCATTAGGACACGCTGCTATCGAGCAATTGGAAAAAAATTCAGCTCAATACGACCCTGAAATCCTTTTTGCCGCAGCAACACTTTTTGGCAAGAAAGCAGAGAACGTGGCAAACGACGATCAAATCCTAGTAATTTCGCTCGAAGAGGTGCGCGTAGGATACATTACGGTGTTAGATATAAGAGCGGTAGATAACTCCATTGTTATTCCTGCTGGAAGTTCGATTAACGACGTCCTGATGGAGCGGCTAATTAACTACGCAACTCTCGTAGGGGTAAAGGAGCCCATATCCGTCCTTCGACCGGCTATCTCTGGTAAAGATCAAACCCATATTACGGCAGGCTAA